In Oryza brachyantha chromosome 1, ObraRS2, whole genome shotgun sequence, the following are encoded in one genomic region:
- the LOC102718407 gene encoding calcium-dependent protein kinase 2 isoform X1 → MGNCCPGSRDAEPAFGASSDPSTLRTGASMKAGASPSSAPAQNKPPAPIGPVLGRPMEDVRSIYTVGKELGRGQFGVTSLCTHKATGQKFACKTIAKRKLSTKEDVEDVRREVQIMYHLAGQPNIVELKGAYEDKQSVHLVMELCAGGELFDRIIAKGHYTERAAASLLRTIVEIIHTCHSLGVIHRDLKPENFLLLSKDEDAPLKATDFGLSVFFKQGEVFKDIVGSAYYIAPEVLKRSYGPEADIWSIGVILYILLCGVPPFWAESEHGIFNSILRGQVDFTSDPWPRISASAKDLVRKMLISDPKKRISAYEVLNHPWIKEDGEAPDTPLDNAVMSRLKQFRAMNQFKKAALRVIAGCLSEEEIRGLKEMFKSMDSDNSGTITVDELRRGLSKQGTKLTEAEVQQLMEAVSVHLGFGLLYGICGVMLTAYLLQIQADADGNGIIDYDEFITATMHMNRMDREEHLYTAFQYFDKDNSGCISKEELEQALREKGLLDGRDIKDIISEVDADNDGKIDYNEFVAMMRKGNPEPNPKKRRDVVL, encoded by the exons atgggcAACTGCTGTCCAGGCTCTAGGGATGCGGAGCCCGCCTTTGGCGCCTCCTCGGACCCCTCGACCCTCCGGACGGGCGCGTCCATGAAGGCCggcgcgtcgccgtcctcggcgccggcgcagaacaagccgccggcgcccatCGGCCCCGTGCTCGGCCGGCCCATGGAGGACGTGCGGAGCATCTACACCGTCGGGAAGGAGCTCGGCCGGGGCCAGTTCGGCGTCACCTCCCTGTGCACGCACAAGGCCACGGGGCAGAAGTTCGCGTGCAAGACCATCGCCAAGCGGAAGCTGTCCACCAAGGAGGACGTCGAGGACGTGCGCCGCGAGGTGCAGATCATGTACCACCTCGCCGGCCAGCCCAACATCGTCGAGCTCAAAGGCGCCTACGAGGACAAGCAGTCCGTCCACCTCGTCATGGAGctctgcgccggcggcgagctcttcGACAGGATCATCGCCAAGGGCCACTACAccgagcgcgccgccgcgtcgctgctCCGCACCATCGTCGAGATCATCCACACCTGCCACTCCCTCGGCGTCATCCACCGCGACCTCAAGCCCGAGAacttcctcctcctcagcaAGGACGAGGACGCCCCGCTCAAGGCCACCGACTTCGGCCTCTCCGTCTTCTTCAAGCAAG GAGAGGTTTTCAAGGACATCGTCGGCAGCGCCTACTACATCGCGCCGGAGGTCCTGAAGCGGAGCTATGGCCCCGAGGCGGACATCTGGAGCATCGGCGTCATCCTCTACATCCTCCTCTGCGGAGTTCCTCCCTTCTGGGCTG AATCGGAGCATGGCATCTTCAATTCCATCCTGAGGGGGCAGGTTGACTTCACCAGTGACCCATGGCCACGCATTTCAGCTAGTGCCAAGGACCTTGTCAGGAAGATGCTCATCTCCGACCCCAAGAAGAGAATTTCTGCCTACGAAGTCCTCA ATCACCCGTGGATCAAGGAAGATGGAGAAGCACCTGACACGCCGCTTGATAACGCTGTCATGAGCAGGCTCAAGCAGTTCAGGGCAATGAACCAATTCAAGAAAGCAGCGCTCAGG gtcattGCTGGATGCCTATCGGAGGAAGAGATCAGAGGGCTCAAGGAGATGTTCAAGAGCATGGACTCTGACAACAGCGGCACCATTACCGTGGATGAGCTGCGCCGAGGGCTGTCTAAGCAAGGGACCAAGCTCACGGAGGCTGAAGTGCAGCAGCTAATGGAGGCTGTAAGTGTGCACTTGGGGTTTGGCCTCTTGTATGGAATTTGTGGCGTAATGCTTACTGCATATTTGCTGCAAATTCAGGCCGATGCAGATGGGAATGGAATAATCGATTACGACGAGTTCATCACCGCGACGATGCACATGAACAGAATGGACAGAGAAGAGCATCTCTACACTGCGTTTCAGTACTTTGACAAGGACAATAGCGG CTGCATTTCAAAGGAAGAGCTCGAGCAAGCGCTGAGGGAGAAAGGCCTTCTCGATGGCAGAGACATAAAAGACATCATATCAGAAGTCGATGCCGATAAC GATGGAAAGATAGACTACAACGAGTTCGTGGCTATGATGCGGAAGGGAAACCCGGAGCCCAACCCCAAGAAGCGACGCGACGTTGTGCtatag
- the LOC102718407 gene encoding calcium-dependent protein kinase 2 isoform X2 yields the protein MGNCCPGSRDAEPAFGASSDPSTLRTGASMKAGASPSSAPAQNKPPAPIGPVLGRPMEDVRSIYTVGKELGRGQFGVTSLCTHKATGQKFACKTIAKRKLSTKEDVEDVRREVQIMYHLAGQPNIVELKGAYEDKQSVHLVMELCAGGELFDRIIAKGHYTERAAASLLRTIVEIIHTCHSLGVIHRDLKPENFLLLSKDEDAPLKATDFGLSVFFKQGEVFKDIVGSAYYIAPEVLKRSYGPEADIWSIGVILYILLCGVPPFWAESEHGIFNSILRGQVDFTSDPWPRISASAKDLVRKMLISDPKKRISAYEVLNHPWIKEDGEAPDTPLDNAVMSRLKQFRAMNQFKKAALRVIAGCLSEEEIRGLKEMFKSMDSDNSGTITVDELRRGLSKQGTKLTEAEVQQLMEAADADGNGIIDYDEFITATMHMNRMDREEHLYTAFQYFDKDNSGCISKEELEQALREKGLLDGRDIKDIISEVDADNDGKIDYNEFVAMMRKGNPEPNPKKRRDVVL from the exons atgggcAACTGCTGTCCAGGCTCTAGGGATGCGGAGCCCGCCTTTGGCGCCTCCTCGGACCCCTCGACCCTCCGGACGGGCGCGTCCATGAAGGCCggcgcgtcgccgtcctcggcgccggcgcagaacaagccgccggcgcccatCGGCCCCGTGCTCGGCCGGCCCATGGAGGACGTGCGGAGCATCTACACCGTCGGGAAGGAGCTCGGCCGGGGCCAGTTCGGCGTCACCTCCCTGTGCACGCACAAGGCCACGGGGCAGAAGTTCGCGTGCAAGACCATCGCCAAGCGGAAGCTGTCCACCAAGGAGGACGTCGAGGACGTGCGCCGCGAGGTGCAGATCATGTACCACCTCGCCGGCCAGCCCAACATCGTCGAGCTCAAAGGCGCCTACGAGGACAAGCAGTCCGTCCACCTCGTCATGGAGctctgcgccggcggcgagctcttcGACAGGATCATCGCCAAGGGCCACTACAccgagcgcgccgccgcgtcgctgctCCGCACCATCGTCGAGATCATCCACACCTGCCACTCCCTCGGCGTCATCCACCGCGACCTCAAGCCCGAGAacttcctcctcctcagcaAGGACGAGGACGCCCCGCTCAAGGCCACCGACTTCGGCCTCTCCGTCTTCTTCAAGCAAG GAGAGGTTTTCAAGGACATCGTCGGCAGCGCCTACTACATCGCGCCGGAGGTCCTGAAGCGGAGCTATGGCCCCGAGGCGGACATCTGGAGCATCGGCGTCATCCTCTACATCCTCCTCTGCGGAGTTCCTCCCTTCTGGGCTG AATCGGAGCATGGCATCTTCAATTCCATCCTGAGGGGGCAGGTTGACTTCACCAGTGACCCATGGCCACGCATTTCAGCTAGTGCCAAGGACCTTGTCAGGAAGATGCTCATCTCCGACCCCAAGAAGAGAATTTCTGCCTACGAAGTCCTCA ATCACCCGTGGATCAAGGAAGATGGAGAAGCACCTGACACGCCGCTTGATAACGCTGTCATGAGCAGGCTCAAGCAGTTCAGGGCAATGAACCAATTCAAGAAAGCAGCGCTCAGG gtcattGCTGGATGCCTATCGGAGGAAGAGATCAGAGGGCTCAAGGAGATGTTCAAGAGCATGGACTCTGACAACAGCGGCACCATTACCGTGGATGAGCTGCGCCGAGGGCTGTCTAAGCAAGGGACCAAGCTCACGGAGGCTGAAGTGCAGCAGCTAATGGAGGCT GCCGATGCAGATGGGAATGGAATAATCGATTACGACGAGTTCATCACCGCGACGATGCACATGAACAGAATGGACAGAGAAGAGCATCTCTACACTGCGTTTCAGTACTTTGACAAGGACAATAGCGG CTGCATTTCAAAGGAAGAGCTCGAGCAAGCGCTGAGGGAGAAAGGCCTTCTCGATGGCAGAGACATAAAAGACATCATATCAGAAGTCGATGCCGATAAC GATGGAAAGATAGACTACAACGAGTTCGTGGCTATGATGCGGAAGGGAAACCCGGAGCCCAACCCCAAGAAGCGACGCGACGTTGTGCtatag
- the LOC121055556 gene encoding serine, glycine, tyrosine and glutamine-rich protein-like has protein sequence MDRQQRQQGSRGIATRGGGAGSGKGGGGGGKGGGGRAAAAAAGKKPIKVVYISNPMRVKTSAAGFRALVQELTGRNADPSKYSPRGAEDGAEPRADPGGAAAREEAGVDAAAASWSSSPDTAAALVEAGHPAAATFDEGDGDGVDVGDGGGYGYDGNDDDDDDDVFRSQLLDSTYSVFSPPTLLYDNPHSKV, from the coding sequence ATGGATCGCCAGCAGAGGCAGCAGGGGTCCAGGGGCATTGCTACGCGGGGTGGCGGTGCGGGGTCGGGGaaggggggtgggggtgggggtaaGGGGGGAGGCGggagggcagcggcggcggcggcggggaagaaGCCGATCAAGGTGGTGTACATCTCCAACCCGATGAGGGTGAAGACCAGCGCCGCGGGGTTCCGCGCCCTCGTGCAGGAGCTCACCGGCCGGAACGCCGACCCTTCCAAGTACAGCCCCCGCGGGGCCGAGGACGGCGCGGAACCCCGCGCGGACCCTGGaggcgccgcggcgcgcgaggaggccggggtcgacgccgcggccgcgtcgtggtcgtcgtcgcccgacACCGCCGCTGCCCTCGTGGAGGCGGGacacccggcggcggcgacgttcgacgaaggcgacggcgacggcgtcgacgtcggcgacggggGTGGCTACGGCTAcgacggcaacgacgacgacgacgatgacgacgtcTTCAGGTCCCAGCTTCTGGACAGCACCTACTCGGTGttctcgccgccgacgctgcTCTACGACAACCCGCACAGCAAGGTGTAG